The window ATGATAGCTGGGCAATGGGCTGTGTGCCCTTTACAATCCGCGGATCGTTATTGTGCATCCCATCAATATCTGTCCAAATCTGTACTTCTTCGCTGCGGATGCCGGCGCCTATAAGTGATGCAGTATAGTCGCTGCCGCCGCGGCGCAGGTTATCAATTTCGCCAAAAGCATTCCGGCAAATAAATCCTTGAGTTATAAATAGGTTAACCCCTGGCTGTTTATCCAGTAAGGGCGTTATTTTTTCGGTGATGTAATCAACAATAGGCTCGTTATCCTCATCTATCTTCATAAAACTTAAAGCAGGCAGCAATGCCGATGCTACGCCTATCTCCTTTAAGTAAACATGATACAATGTGGTTGACAGCAATTCGCCCTGGGCTAAAACTATTTTCTCTTCTACAGTGGTAAAATTATTGTTGGCCAGGTTATTAAGTAAAGCAAAGTGATAATCAATTACTTCCTTGCCTTGCTTTAGATATTCGGTATCAGAAAACAACTCCTTTATAAATAATTCGTACTTATCCTTTAACGCGCTTATCAGGATAATTGCTTTCTTTTTGTCTCCGGTTAAATAAGCTTGTCCAATTTCAACCAGGTTATTTGTTGTACCTGATACTGCCGAAAGCACAACAATTTGTCTTTCAGTGGGGTCAATAATGTCAAGCAGTGCTTTCATGCGGGCGGGGCTGCCCACAGATGTACCGCCAAATTTTAAAACTTTCATTGCTGTTTTGTTAACCTAAAATAACGGGCGGGTAGGTGCCCTTATTTGCGGCGCTAAAAATAGGGTTTTAAAACTCTTATAGCTAATAAAATTTAACGGGGTTTCAGAAACGCGTTTTTTTACCAAAATGGCAAAATTTGCCATTGCATTTTAACCATAATAATTATCTGTTATATTTGTTATATGGCCTTATCATTAAAACCGAAACTGTTAACAATTAACGCTTTATGTGCTTTATGGCTGCTTGCAAACACTGCAGTTAAAGCACAGGAGGTAACCACCCTTTATTACGATAAAAACGGGAAGGGCCTGGATGATAAAAATAACGCTTTTTTTTACAGGAGGGTAAAATTTAACACCAGCGATAAACCAGTAGGTACAATTGAAGATTTTTATATGAGCGGCAAGCCCTACAGTAAAGGCGAAGCACTTTATATTGATAAGCGCAACGATGCCAAAAGCAGGTGGACCGGTACTATTATTACCTATAATGAAAAAGGGCGGCAGATAAAACAAGGCAGTTTTGATACTGAAGGGTTGTTAGATGGCAAGCAATTACTATTTGATAAAGAAGGAACTAAAATACAGGAGAACGACTTTGTTCATGGTAACCCCATTGATTGTTTTTACAAGGTATACACGCCGGATGGCGTTGCGGTAAACTATTCTTACCTTACCAAAATGCCCGTAAACCTGGCTACAACAGATAAAAAGCTTGGCAGGTTTACTGATAAAAATGTCATATTCCAGGATGGTCAGCCTGTTCAGTTTTACACTACTGCCTCCGGTTTAAGTGTGGCCGCCAGGTTTTCGATGCAGCAGTTATGGGGCGATTACTTTGAGATTTATATTACTATCGAAAACGGGACAACGGAACAGTTTAATTTTGATCCGTCAGAGGTAACAGCAATCCTGCAAAAAGACGATAAAATGATCCCTGTTGATGTTCTGTCATACGATGTTTACGCGTCGCGGGTGAG is drawn from Mucilaginibacter ginsenosidivorax and contains these coding sequences:
- a CDS encoding aspartate kinase, which gives rise to MKVLKFGGTSVGSPARMKALLDIIDPTERQIVVLSAVSGTTNNLVEIGQAYLTGDKKKAIILISALKDKYELFIKELFSDTEYLKQGKEVIDYHFALLNNLANNNFTTVEEKIVLAQGELLSTTLYHVYLKEIGVASALLPALSFMKIDEDNEPIVDYITEKITPLLDKQPGVNLFITQGFICRNAFGEIDNLRRGGSDYTASLIGAGIRSEEVQIWTDIDGMHNNDPRIVKGTQPIAQLSFDEAAELAYFGAKILHPQSVFPAQKYKIPVRLLNTMDPQAKGTLITNTSEKDKIKSIAAKDGITAIKIQSSRMLLAHGFLRKVFEVFERYKTSIDMITTSEVAVSLTIDDTTYLGEITSELNIFGSVELDVNHTIICVVGDFGAEKHGYAARVLEAVKHIPLRMISYGGSDHNLSLLVKTDDKVETLRSLHNRLF
- a CDS encoding toxin-antitoxin system YwqK family antitoxin; amino-acid sequence: MALSLKPKLLTINALCALWLLANTAVKAQEVTTLYYDKNGKGLDDKNNAFFYRRVKFNTSDKPVGTIEDFYMSGKPYSKGEALYIDKRNDAKSRWTGTIITYNEKGRQIKQGSFDTEGLLDGKQLLFDKEGTKIQENDFVHGNPIDCFYKVYTPDGVAVNYSYLTKMPVNLATTDKKLGRFTDKNVIFQDGQPVQFYTTASGLSVAARFSMQQLWGDYFEIYITIENGTTEQFNFDPSEVTAILQKDDKMIPVDVLSYDVYASRVSHKQKWSPGFSAFANAASLNPEGYRLIANKAITAHADSISGYKPYSMKQNINEGYLKLNTLLPGTRLIGFLNVKYKRADHFLLNVPVNGYVYQFEM